From the Lolium rigidum isolate FL_2022 chromosome 2, APGP_CSIRO_Lrig_0.1, whole genome shotgun sequence genome, one window contains:
- the LOC124688934 gene encoding uncharacterized protein LOC124688934, translating into MLTPEPDEKGEERKRGPTWQTPMCARVGLEYYNSMNQGDQYELVKAVSSNAFVFNGIWFHANFLAKRKGATNCVDLVPKYFFAEIESRTGGHFCVSCVKLDQGDPKNIGGCTLCSEKMMHPAGGRYHGAQTRSVRHAPGGLQISFNF; encoded by the exons ATGCTCACACCCGAGCCCGACGAGAAAGG GGAGGAACGTAAGCGTGGTCCAACATGGCAAACTCCAATGTGCGCACGCGTGGGTTTGGAATACTACAACAGCATGAATCAG GGGGATCAATATGAGCTGGTTAAAGCAGTGAGCAGCAATGCCTTTGTCTTCAATGGTATCTGGTTCCATGCAAATTTTCTTGCTAAGCGTAAAGGAGCTACCAATTGTGTCGATCTTGTCCCCAAGTATTTCTTTGCCGAAATAGAAAGCAGGACGGGTGGTCATTTTTGTGTTTCGTGTGTTAAGCTTGACCAAG GCGATCCCAAAAATATTGGTGGTTGTACACTGTGCTCTGAAAAGATGATGCATCCTGCTGGTGGTAGGTATCACGGTGCCCAAACTCGGTCCGTCCGGCATGCTCCTGGTGGTCTACAGATTTCATTCAATTTCTGA